In Polyodon spathula isolate WHYD16114869_AA chromosome 11, ASM1765450v1, whole genome shotgun sequence, one genomic interval encodes:
- the LOC121323214 gene encoding ankyrin repeat and SOCS box protein 18-like, translating to MLSTRASVGSSGSPAVWRSSSDSQNNLKSKSACLLTQVKKKDSPTVRKPLMTFSCPDVLKTLLSQHWKDLQEGFSDSEELNKEIEFKSDELRWTATKRGLWSLEYKRELTNPLCITAAQGYTDCLRYLLEHGARPNLAPGGKTALHEACENSNPECAMLLLQHGANPNLLNEDGLAPLHLCKTSQSFRCVKVLLRHGAVVGQPSEEESQTPLHVAAKHGLSNHLHLYLRNGAAVDCADSSGETPLGAACSGAQSPEEQENYLQVCRLLFLYGANANAVDKENRSPLHKACKNAQHSLVMLLLENKADINAIDYNGSSPLSNVLQNSNLKLDLQPHLTVQSLLNHGAHKVWPLAFLKVLKFCASAPETIEVLFNSYHQIQVTCKWMEAVPEEIYQIHQSFYESLFSLEGRPRCLQHMCRSTIRKQCGHKCHVIITQLPLPKFLQRYLLLETQGVVY from the exons ATGCTTTCCACAAGGGCGAGTGTGGGTTCCTCAGGTTCTCCTGCTGTGTGGAGGTCCTCGAGTGACTCTCAGAATAATCTGAAGAGTAAGAGTGCATGCCTCCTgacacaggttaaaaaaaaagacagccctACTGTGAGAAAGCCCCTCATGACGTTTTCCTGCCCAGATGTTTTGAAGACTCTCCTCTCCCAGCACTGGAAGGACCTGCAGGAGGGATTTTCAGATTCTGAAGAGCTCAACAAAGAGATCGAATTCAAGAGTGATGAACTGCGATGGACAGCCACGAAAAGGG GGCTGTGGTCACTGGAGTACAAGAGGGAGCTCACCAACCCACTGTGCATCACGGCAGCGCAGGGCTACACAGACTGCCTGCGCTACCTGCTGGAGCATGGTGCCCGGCCCAACCTCGCTCCCGGGGGCAAGACTGCACTGCACGAGGCCTGTGAGAACAGCAACCCCGAGTGCGCCATGCTGCTCCTGCAACATGGGGCCAACCCCAACCTGCTGAACGAGGACGGGCTTGCACCCTTGCACCTCTGCAAGACATCGCAGTCATTCAG ATGTGTTAAAGTCTTACTGAGGCACGGTGCTGTGGTCGGCCAGCCCAGTGAGGAGGAAAGCCAGACTCCCCTGCATGTGGCAGCCAAGCATGGCCTGAGCAACCACCTGCACCTGTACCTGCGCAACGGGGCGGCGGTGGACTGCGCTGACAGCTCTGGAGAGACCCCGCTGGGGGCCGCCTGCTCTGGGGCCCAGAGCCCCGAGGAGCAGGAGAACTACCTGCAGGTGTGCCGCTTGCTGTTCCTCTATGGGGCCAACGCCAATGCGGTGGACAAGGAGAACAGGAGCCCGCTGCACAAGGCGTGTAAGAATGCTCAACACAGCCTGGTCATGCTGCTCCTGGAGAACAAGGCCGACATCAATGCTATCGACTACAACGGGAGCTCGCCCCTCTCCAACGTGCTGCAGAACAGCAACCTCAAGCTGGACCTACAGCCGCACCTCACCGTGCAGAGCTTGCTCAACCATGGGGCTCACAAAGTCTGGCCACTGGCTTTTCTCAAG GTGTTGAAGTTCTGCGCTTCTGCACCTGAAACAATTGAAGTTTTGTTTAATTCCTATCACCAAATCCAGGTGACATGCAAGTGGATGGAGGCTGTCCCAGAGGAAATCTACCAG ATTCACCAGAGTTTCTACGAGTCTCTGTTTTCGCTGGAGGGTAGGCCTCGTTGTCTCCAGCACATGTGTCGTTCCACCATACGGAAACAATGCGGCCACAAGTGTCATGTCATCATTACACAGCTGCCACTGCCAAAGTTCCTACAACGATACCTTTTACTAGAAACCCAGGGTGTGGTCTACTAG
- the LOC121322801 gene encoding homeobox protein GBX-2-like, whose amino-acid sequence MSAAFSPSLMMMQRPLGSTTAFSIDSLIGGPPQPSPGHFVYTGYPMFMPYRPVVLPPPPPPPPVLSQSSLQPGLPPVHPHHQIPSLPSSFCSSLAQGMALTSTLMATLPGGFSASPQHQMAARKFGSQTLQAVFEKSEEIRQDSEDGKTFLNKDASALSSFQASEPVQSSIARAQGKDESKDDECDRKDESFSMDSDLDYSSDDNLANQPHSQKDEGDPNSGLEENLHGSTGTSSTTSTGKNRRRRTAFTSEQLLELEKEFHCKKYLSLTERSQIAHALKLSEVQVKIWFQNRRAKWKRVKAGNVNSKTGEPSRNPKIVVPIPVHVSRFAIRSQHQQMEQARP is encoded by the exons ATGAGTGCAGCTTTCAGCCCGTCTCTAATGATGATGCAGCGCCCTCTGGGAAGCACCACAGCCTTCAGCATTGACTCCCTCATAGGCGGTCCGCCCCAGCCCAGTCCGGGTCACTTCGTGTATACCGGTTACCCCATGTTCATGCCTTACCGCCCGGTGGTACTGCCTCCGCCGCCACCTCCGCCCCCGGTCCTGTCTCAGTCGTCTCTGCAGCCGGGTCTACCCCCTGTGCACCCCCATCACCAGATCCCGAGCTTGCCTAGTAGTTTCTGCTCCAGCTTGGCACAGGGCATGGCTCTCACCTCCACCTTGATGGCCACGCTGCCCGGCGGCTTCTCGGCTTCTCCACAACACCAGATGGCTGCAAGGAAGTTCGGGTCTCAGACTCTCCAGGCTGTGTTCGAAAAATCTGAAGAGATTCGGCAAGATAGTGAAGACGGCAAGACGTTTCTCAACAAGGACGCCTCGGCATTATCATCGTTCCAAGCGTCCGAGCCCGTGCAGTCATCGATCG CCAGAGCACAGGGCAAAGATGAATCCAAGGACGACGAGTGCGACAGAAAGGATGAGAGTTTCTCCATGGACAGTGATTTAGACTACAGCTCTGATGATAACCTGGCAAACCAGCCGCACAGTCAGAAGGACGAGGGGGACCCAAACAGCGGCCTGGAGGAGAACCTCCACGGCTCCACCGGCACAAGCAGCACCACATCAACGGGCAAAAACAGGAGGCGCAGGACAGCTTTTACTAGCGAACAGCTGCTCGAATTGGAGAAAGAATTTCACTGCAAAAAGTACCTGTCCCTCACGGAGCGCTCGCAGATTGCACACGCCCTCAAGCTCAGCGAGGTCCAGGTAAAGATCTGGTTCCAAAACAGAAGGGCCAAGTGGAAGCGCGTCAAAGCCGGCAATGTCAACTCCAAAACCGGCGAACCCTCCAGGAATCCAAAAATCGTGGTCCCCATCCCAGTGCACGTCAGCCGGTTTGCGATTAGAAGCCAGCACCAACAGATGGAGCAAGCCCGACCCTGA